From the genome of Podospora bellae-mahoneyi strain CBS 112042 chromosome 2, whole genome shotgun sequence:
GTGGGAGCAAAATGTCGTGCAGGTGATGGCTGTCGTGGCTGTCTGGGATGGATCTCATCGACCCAGCTATCAGCACAAGGCGGGCGAGATCAGCCAATGGCCTTGGACGTCCGAGGGAACAATTGGACAATGACCAGTCTGAATAACGCAACAAACAAAGAGTGGCCTTCAGTTGACAGAACTAGCAAGAGAAGAGCCCGTTGAGTGCAGCGGTTCGGCCCAGAGTTTCCACTGTTTGAAAGAAAGGAGGCttggagaaaaaaaaacaccggCTGAACCCTAAAACGCCAACCACTTTGACACTGCTTCTGATATCGGAAAAGGAATTGAATGGGCAGATGATCTCTTCCATTGCATGAAGTGAGCGAGCGTGTAAGTGTGTAGTTCCCGTCGTGATGCCCCACACGTCGAATGACAGTGACAATGACACaccctgccctgccctgccttGGTCTGCCATGGGACAGGCCCCGCATATGCTATGAAATTCACATGGGGGATCCGGTGTGTGAGTTTGCTCAGAATGGCAATGTCTTTCTGTTCGATGTCGAATCGAGGCCCAACCGATGCCCCGTGTTGGTGGGAACTGACACGGAATACCAGGCCGTTGGGTGGCTCGAAAACCCGGAAAATGCAGGTTGCGGGCTGCCTGACCCGGACCAGATCAGCCCAAGATCTTTTTGCTTTGTCTCTCGGTATATACAGAGACAACCAGTACGTTATGAGATGGCCAACCACGTAGCAGGCCTCGCTGCTGACCATGAATGGCCGTCGAATTCGACCCAGCGAGACGCAGAGGACCTGCCAAGACCACCATGCCACTGCCCCGCTACGATGCGAGCAGCCTCATCTCTGCCCCGCCATTCGCACATGTCTCTGCtcacttttttttatatGCGTCTGTTGTCCACAGGCTGCAGACCATTGTTCTTACGTGGACGCGCAGATGGCTTCTtattcttctccttgtttAGTCCGCCCGTTGCAGCAGTCACTGGCCTACTCATTACTCACTTACAGCAAGATCAGCAACGGCTCAGCCTCCGAAGCGCCCAAGACAGCGGAACAGCGGACAGCGGGTGGAGCGGGCACCAAAACCGCCCAGAACCAGCCCCACTGTCAGATGTTCCCGCCCCTGTTGAAACAAACAGCGTGTTGTTTCAGCTTGTGGGAACCGCTGACAGATTTCGTCATTGCGCTTCTCTCGACTATAATCATCACCAGTGACTCAGTTGATGACTTTGTCTCCTGGATTGTCTGCAGAAGTTTAGTCTGATGATGACTGGAGATACCCACAGGTCCGGTAGGCACTCATCGATGAGATGAACGGCGCTCAGAGTTACTTAGCGTGATGCTTGCCTTAAAACGCCGAGATCCGCTCACACAAAGGCCCGGGTATCTCGATGACCACCTAACCAcaccatcatggccgtcTTTCGGTGAGGTTCGGGAGATCCTCCCTTCTTACCGCCCAGCCAAGAAGCCATCAATAATTCCCCGACTCTTGCATGGAAACAATCGACCAGACCTTCAGCCATCGACCAAGCTATATCCCACGTTCGAAGACGTCTGGTCCCATACAGGATATATCCCGTATATCCTGTATCAAGCTGGCCTGGCTCTCGTGATTGGTCTGCCCATTGATCTCCAGATCCACTTGGCTGTTTCGAGCCGCTCAACAAGGGACCCTCGTGCTTCGGGACGGTCTTCCACATGGCTTCCTTTGAAGGTCGATTCCGAACATCGCCCATTGTTTTCTGTCTCCAGAACTCTCTTGTCTTGATGCCTCAGTGATATCCGTTTTTTGCCTACCACTCGTCTATTTGTTAACGGCTATCGCCACTGGAAACTGGCAGCAGCGGGTAAGCACCTCTAGCTGCATCCCCACATCTGCCACAACCACTTCAGctgagtgggtggtggtctATTGTCGCACACACCTCTTTGATTCTCCTTGGCCGGCCCCAACCCCTCGTTTCGACCCTTCACCCCGACCGACAAGGACTCAACGTTCCATCGGGGTCGTCAACCGTTACCCCTGACCAGCAACCCGGCTCCCGAATCTGATCTTGGTGATCTTTCTTGGACGGGGAAAGCAAAACTGCCATCCCATTTTACCGCCTCTTGAATCCCCAAGCTTTTACCAGGCGGGGTGGTGATCTTCCTTGAAACGACAGACCCGGTCCCCTTGACCTCTGCCCCTTTCGCCGCAGCCTCGCAGGAAGATCCGGCCAGCTGTCGAAGCTTTCTTTATTTACATacccttctcctgcttctttCTTCGTTTTTGCTTTCCCTTCTCGCTACCacccgcagcagcaagcaaTCCCCAACGCTGCCCGCCGAAGGAGACAGCTTCGCCTCTTACGAGTCCACTTGCTGAGCCGCACAGTATCGGTCTACAGCTCGACCAGCACTGAGCCCCACGGTGCCAGTCCCAGCTCgacctccaacctcaccttaCCATACCTAccaactcccccatctcaaccatcacaatgtcccaaccccccaacccccgcccAGGCCTAGGCCTCTTCACCCGaggcctctcctccctctcccaatcAACCACAGACCCTAACTCGCCCTccgtcaccacccccgccgagcAACGCGATGACGCCAAACGAAACTTCCTCAAAGCCATGcgtcccctccccacccagcACTACTGGAACGTCTGGTTCGACcgccccccaacctccaccaacccaggGGAGGAGTACCACTCCAACCTGGAACAACTCGGCACAACCATCGAGTCGGTCCAGGACTTTTGGCGCTACGCAAACAACACCCCCGTCGACCAGATCCGGATGAAAGAGTCCATTTACCTGTTCAAGGTGGGGTTCAAGCCGATCTGGGAAGACAGGAGAAACATCCTGGGAGGGTCGTGGACGTTCAGAGTGCCAAAGGGGAACGGGCCGGATGTTTGGACGAGGGTGCAGTTGTTGGCTGTAGGGGAGAAGTTGCAGAGTGTGCTTGAGGAGGGTAAGCTCCCATTTCCTTCCCAACAATTCCATACAACATGTGCTGATGTGGATGAAACAAAATATAGGTGACCAAATCTGCGGTGTCGGCCTCTCGGTCAGATTCAActcccatctcatctccaTCTGGCACAGAGACTCCTCCAAGAAAAAGTCCATCGACGCCATGCTGGAGTGCGTGCTCGAGGAGCTCCCTCCTGAGCTCACCCCCAAGCCGGACAACTACTTTTACAAGAAGCACTCTGATCATGCCGGGTTCAAAGTGCCGCCTGAGTTGCAGGCCGTGATTGATTcccagaaggcgagggagaaggccgctgctgagaaggctgCTCAGGGGGTCCAGGCTGTGGCTGGGGAGGCGCCCGAGATTAGGGAGgtgccgccttcttcttgaggaaTGGAATGGGTGACAAAGATGTTTAGTTTGGTCTAGTTTCGTGCATCTAGTGCGGCGTTTGGCATGGTTTCGATTACGtgaagaaataaaaaaatcCCGTGAAGGGTCGGTATTTTCCTCGTTTGAGAGGTGAATATGTACAGATAAAGCATTTGAAGTTATCTTCCGGTTTATCTCGCCAATATGGCTCTCCCCGGTACCAGCTTGTAGCTATGTGTAAGCTAGGCGTGTGaccctccccaatcccaatccTCGGCACGGCTTTCATCAGCAGCATTCTTCGAGCTGTTGAGGTTTCTCGTTTTGCTCAGGGCCAACAGATGTCCCCAAGGTgctgctccctcccctcctcgtaTCTTCTTGGCTCGACCTTCCTTGCTTGCTCCCTGAAGAGCAGTTGCGTCTTCGTGGTCGGTCTCGCTTTTCATCAACATGCCCTCCAAAGCCTCTCTAATCCCAAGCCTCTCTCTCGGCCATCTCTGTCTTGAGCCTTTTTTCGTCTTATCTCCCAtaaccaaccctcccccaatcatcacctccaaacccccgccctcctcataaccccctcaaactcctccttcctaacccccctccc
Proteins encoded in this window:
- a CDS encoding hypothetical protein (EggNog:ENOG503P024; COG:J), encoding MSQPPNPRPGLGLFTRGLSSLSQSTTDPNSPSVTTPAEQRDDAKRNFLKAMRPLPTQHYWNVWFDRPPTSTNPGEEYHSNLEQLGTTIESVQDFWRYANNTPVDQIRMKESIYLFKVGFKPIWEDRRNILGGSWTFRVPKGNGPDVWTRVQLLAVGEKLQSVLEEGDQICGVGLSVRFNSHLISIWHRDSSKKKSIDAMLECVLEELPPELTPKPDNYFYKKHSDHAGFKVPPELQAVIDSQKAREKAAAEKAAQGVQAVAGEAPEIREVPPSS